Within Jatrophihabitans sp., the genomic segment TACATCGGCGCACATGTGGTGCGAAGCCTGCAGGCGGCAGGCGCCCAGGCGGTGGTGATCGATGACCTGAGCACTGGCGATCTGCGCCGGGTCGAGGTCCCCTTCGTCGAAGGAGACATCGCTGACCGCGAGTTGGTGGCCGACACCCTGCGGCAGCACCGGATCACCGGAGTGGTGCACCTGGCCGCTGACAAGCAGGTCGCCGAGTCGATGCGCCACCCGCTGGCCTACTACCGGCGCAATGTGTTCAATCTTATGCAATTACTGGACGCCATGGCTCAGGCCGGCGTCGCCAAGCTGGTCTTCTCCTCCAGCGCCGCGGTCTACGGCATGGTGGACTCCGCACAGGTCCGTGAGGACCACCCGACCCAGCCGATCAATCCCTACGGTGAGACCAAGCTGATCGGGGAGTGGCTGATCCGCGACCAGGCCCGGGCCACCGGACTCCGGTTCGCGGCACTGCGTTACTTCAACGTCGCCGGCACGGCCGCCCCGGAACTCGGCGATCTCGGCCGGTCGAACCTGATCCCCATGGTGTTCGACGCGCTGGCCCGCGGCGACCAGCCGGTGATCTTCGGCGGCCGGCACCCGACCCCGGACGGGACCTGCGTCCGGGACTTCATCCACGTCCAGGACCTCGCCGACGCTCACGTCGCCGCGATCGCCACGCTGGACTCCCCCGGCGCCGGCCACGTCTTCAACGTCGGCTGCGGCCGCGGGTACTCGGTGCGCGAGGTCATCGAGATGGTCGCCGAGGTCTCCGGACGCAGCATCGCCCCGCTCGTGGGTGAGGCGCGCCCCGGCGATCCGGCGATGGTGGTGGCCGACACCGCGCACATCAGCGCGACGCTGGGCTGGCGCCCACGGCATGACCTTCGTGAGATGGTGAGAAGTGCCTGGCATGCCCAGCCTCAGCAGCTCAGCGCTGCGCAG encodes:
- the galE gene encoding UDP-glucose 4-epimerase GalE — translated: MTDTWLVTGGAGYIGAHVVRSLQAAGAQAVVIDDLSTGDLRRVEVPFVEGDIADRELVADTLRQHRITGVVHLAADKQVAESMRHPLAYYRRNVFNLMQLLDAMAQAGVAKLVFSSSAAVYGMVDSAQVREDHPTQPINPYGETKLIGEWLIRDQARATGLRFAALRYFNVAGTAAPELGDLGRSNLIPMVFDALARGDQPVIFGGRHPTPDGTCVRDFIHVQDLADAHVAAIATLDSPGAGHVFNVGCGRGYSVREVIEMVAEVSGRSIAPLVGEARPGDPAMVVADTAHISATLGWRPRHDLREMVRSAWHAQPQQLSAAQS